From Temnothorax longispinosus isolate EJ_2023e chromosome 3, Tlon_JGU_v1, whole genome shotgun sequence, one genomic window encodes:
- the LOC139809597 gene encoding fatty acid synthase-like isoform X1: protein MNRPNLYISVDAEEEIVISGIAGRFPNSDNLKEFQENLFNKADLGSSDHGRWNNSYNIPHQIGKVNNIEKFDSEFFNIPTTEAHIMDPMTRMLLEHTYEAIIDAGVNPKELRGTKTSVLTAISQSETRAYFSFKSSELARLPMTGCNVSFVANTISYWLGITGQSHNIDTACSSSISAIVKAYEQIRSGNCDAAIIASASLCLSPFVQMQFCNLGVLSSDGYCKPFDEEGAGYMRGETIAVVYLQKAKNARRIYATIVHGKINCDGFKEEGITFPSVEKQKILLDEFYKECEISPNELSYMEAHATGTLVGDPIEVTSIDQTLCAKRNTPLLMGSVKSNIGHSEPASGLCQIAKVLLAMETGIITPTIHFKRPRKELTAIIEGRIKIVTEPTEWEGGYVGINAFGFGGANSHILLKSNPKQKINNAALNDDLPRLVAVSGRTEEAVKIILDDVRNRPIDTEFISLLHHIHNDDIESHPYRGYMITGSKISHNIINKIKHTAYIKRPICFIFSGLGSEWFGMSRALIKFPVFAKAIQKCDTILKPYGILLTNILTSDNKNIFDNIINFLLSLIGLQIGLVDLLTSIGVVPDFIIGHSIGELICGYADGCLTAEETILSAYFIGLALHGSKIINGSMAEINLDLETLKVMCPSDIDIACYNTSSNFIVSGPTNSIKTFLTKLQANSISIKEISCGYIPFHSRYIKPAVAKSEEYLNRTLPQKKFYSSKWLTTSSHEYSNTIPLCSKHYTNYLMSPVLFAKTIRSVPKDTVTIEISPQNILQHILNNYLYSTVTNVALYERTEDHNNEIFLESIGKLYNAGLQPQIANLYPTVEFPVSRGTPIISPLIRWDHSENFLVVQFCPKKIIDKRETVVSIITTAEEFAYFTGHVVNEKNLFPAMGYLFYIWEMIALLKNQEYINTSVVFEDVNFIRATVLSQQNEIELTLSIQEGSNRFEIIEGNNAIVTGTVRIPTNIENEKISANLAECIDDEEEMNTKDIYKELRLRGYQYAGAFRGLKSASVTGSNGHIAWTSNWVAFMDSMLQMMILGQNLRSLYVPTRIRKLTIDPKYHTQIVQDYPIEDRQFSVRRYKSLDAIISGGIEICGTVATPISRRQKVVNTVLEEYKFVAHRDLGTMSLQDTIRMSMHIALECCNMINVKIIEFVDDSDKVAPEDLNYPLVSEILNDLPQIRHYTKLVTTHEKFPNISLPENVSRTETTKLSKDENCLIILGFDILTKNSKKLYKQLLSLLMPQGFLMTLEKSGAVYDYSCLKMYELDIILEKQINDKKLLLLRKMQNIARNQRIVHVNNYEFSWVDELKSIMNVQNETGIDTEIILVSEEDFECGLLGFINCLRKEPGGEIIKSVFIQDDKAPTFSLQEPLYTKQLQLDLPINVIRSGNVWGSYRHLPLPSLESKLVQRAYVTQMVQGDMSTLCWAQSRISRINHENVVNVIYTSINFRDIMVATGRLNAETIAPFERGNDCFIGLEFVGFDTHKQRIMGLCSHGGMTNILVADKYLSWIIPDKWTMEDAATIPCVYSTCYYALYMRGKMKKGDKILIHSGTGGIGQAAIHLALHEGCEVFTTVGTVEKRQFIRETFPSIPEDNIGNSRDTSFEQMIMQRTKGCGVDIVLNSLAEEKLQASVRCLANGGRFLEIGKFDMFSNNSLDISIFSKNISFYGILLDKLFYSNAEQKSRLWKTITEGLKDGAIKPLCRRVFERNEIEAAFRYMAAGKHIGKIIIRVHKEEEPLNAPLLAHPRYYCLEHKCYVILGGLGGFGLELADWLTLRGAKNLVLTSRTGIRTGYQQSRVKLWRSYGVDVQIVTVDDNLKHEDCESLLKFAEERAPVDAIFNLAVVLKDCIFQNQSPKTFEDSFKSKAWMTKKMDELSRKICLQLRHFVVFSSVSCGRGNAGQTNYGMANSVMERICEKRMEKGLHGLAIQWGAVGDVGLVADMQEENKELVIGGTLQQRISSCLKTLELFLLQDRPVVSSMVVAEKAKIGGSMNIYEIVAHIMGLKNISTVPPNVPLVEIGMDSMMAVEIKQTLEREFDISLTAQDIKTLNFAKLRQMTITTEQGKIHDTNKIEPSNLEGFDMLIQKMKDADFVPDILVEFITKKEVDRGNIFLLPGIEGCSNVYETMASGIKSSATCLQHGVLNIPDESHSVMKSAAHLLPHVLKKMKDQRKFLIVGYSFGSLIAIELARLLEAKDFSGRLILIDGAPDQLKFWTNQYLNCTSPDELQNVILLRLLEMYSIINQKKLALELNKCNTVDEKLKVFHAYFPKDLNVLTIENQKLIYFTVYNHIVAVQDYDISSLPRLKSPITLLKPTSPIASFTEEDYSLHKVTEGKVQIHYVEGNHITMMDNEKITSAINETWIEDNKIEDNL from the exons atgAATCGACCGAACTTATATATCAGCGTCGATGCTGAAGAAGAAATCGTAATCTCTGGTATTGCTGGCCGATTTCCTAATAGcgacaatttaaaagaatttcaagaaaatctttttaacaagGCGGATCTTGGTTCGAGCGATCATGGGCGGTGGAATAAct cTTATAATATACCCCATCAAATTGGTAAAGTCAACAATATCGAGAAATTcgattcagaatttttcaacATACCCACAACAGAAGCTCATATAATGGACCCTATGACTAGAATGTTACTCGAGCATACTTATGAAGCAATTATCGATGCGGGTGTAAACCCAAAAGAATTACGGGGAACAAAAACGAGTGTTCTTACAGCAATTTCTCAGTCAGAGACTCgagcatatttttcttttaaaagttCTGAG TTAGCTAGATTACCTATGACTGGATGCAACGTTTCTTTCGTGGCAAATACAATTTCTTACTGGTTGGGCATTACTGGACAATCGCATAATATTGATACTGCATGTAGTTCAAGTATCTCTGCTATAGTGAAAGCTTACGAGCAGATTCGATCCGGAAATTGCGATGCTGCCATTATCGCTTCCGCCAGTTTATGTCTCAGTCCTTTCGTCcaaatgcaattttgcaatctag GAGTTCTATCTTCTGATGGTTACTGTAAACCCTTTGACGAGGAAGGCGCCGGATATATGCGTGGCGAGACGATCGCGGTAGTATACCTGCAAAAGGCAAAAAATGCAAGAAGAATATATGCAACCATCGTACacggtaaaataaattgcgatGGTTTTAAAGAAGAAGGTATTACCTTTCCATCGGtcgaaaagcaaaaaatattgttggaCGAATTTTATAAGGAATGTGAGATCTCACCCAATGAGTTATCTTACATGGAGGCTCATGCAACTGGTACTCTTGTCGGTGATCCCATAGAAGTTACGTCTATTGACCAGACTTTATGCGCTAAAAGAAACACTCCTTTATTGATGGGCTCGGTAAAATCGAATATTGGGCATTCCGAACCCGCCAGTGGCCTTTGTCAAATCGCAAAG GTATTATTAGCGATGGAAACTGGTATAATTACGCCTACTATACACTTCAAGCGTCCGCGAAAAGAGTTAACTGCTATTATCGAAGGAAGAATAAAGATCGTCACTGAACCAACAGAATGGGAAGGTGGTTATGTAGGTATCAATGCTTTTGGATTTGGAGGAGCTAATAGccacatattattaaaatcaaatcctaaacaaaaaatcaaCAATGCAGCTTTGAATGATGACTTACCTAGACTTGTAGCTGTGTCTGGACGTACGGAAGAAGCAGTTAAAATCATCTTAGATGAT GTGCGAAATCGACCAATAGATACTGAGTTTATATCTCTGTTACATCATATTCATAATGATGATATAGAAAGTCATCCTTACAGAGGATACATGATAACTGGGtctaaaatatctcataatataattaataaaataaaacatactgCATATATCAAAAGAccgatttgttttatattttctggaTTAGGATCTGAATGGTTTGGGATga gtCGCGCTCTAATAAAATTCCCAGTGTTTGCCAAGGCCATCCAGAAATGCGATACCATTTTAAAACCTTATGGCATACtacttacaaatattttaacaagtgataataaaaatatttttgataatatcattaattttttattgagtCTTATTGGACTACag ATTGGATTAGTAGATCTTTTAACATCTATTGGTGTAGTCCCCGATTTTATAATCGGTCACTCCATTGGTGAACTAATCTGTGGATATGCCGATGGATGTTTAACGGCCGAAGAAACGATTCTGTCGGCATATTTCATCGGTTTAGCCCTTCACGggtcgaaaataattaatggctCCATGGCTGAAATTAACCTCGACCTTGAAACCTTAAAAGTTATGTGTCCTTCGGATATCGATATAGCTTGTTACAATActtcttctaattttattgtaagcGGACCAACGAATTCTATAAAAACATTCCTCACCAAATTGCAG GCGAATAGTATatctataaaagaaatttcttgtGGTTATATACCTTTCCATAGTCGTTACATCAAACCTGCTGTAGCTAAGTCTGAAGAATACTTGAACCGAACATTAccacaaaaaaagttttatagcTCAAAGTGGCTGACAACATCCTCTCACGAGTACTCCAATACTATACCTTTATGTTCAAAACATTATACAAATTACTTGATGTCTCCGGTGTTATTTGCAAAGACGATACGTTCAGTTCCAAAAGATACAGTGACGATTGAAATATCTCCTCAGAATATTCTTCAAcacattttaaacaattatttatactctACAGTAACAAACGTAGCGCTATATGAACGAACCGAGGATCAtaataatgagatatttttagaatcaATCGGAAAACTTTATAACGCAGGATTGCAGCCACAGATTGCAAATCTCTATCCGACAGTGGAATTTCCTGTAAGCCGCGGTACCCCAATAATTTCTCCTCTCATAAG ATGGGATCATTCAGAGAACTTCCTTGTAGTGCAATTTTGtccaaaaaaaataattgacaaaAGGGAAACAGTTGTCAGTATTATTACAACTGCTGAAGAATTTGCGTATTTTACGGGCCATGtcgttaatgaaaaaaatttatttcctgcTATgggatatcttttttatatctggGAAATGATCGCGTTATTAAAAAACCAAGAATATATCAATACATCAGTTGTATTTGAAgacgttaattttattcgtgcTACAGTGCTATCACAACAAAATGAGATCGAATTAACTCTCTCGATCCAAGAAg GTAGCAATAGGTTTGAAATAATCGAAGGAAATAATGCTATTGTTACTGGAACAGTACGAATTCCAACCAatattgaaaatgaaaaaatatcagctAATCTTGCTGAATGTATCGATGATGAGGAAGAAATGAATACAAAAGACATCTATAAGGAATTAAGACTTCGCGGTTATCAATATGCCGGCGCATTTCGTGGATTAAAAAGCGCATCGGTTACTGGATCAAACGGTCATATCGCATGGACATCTAATTGGGTGGCATTTATGGACAGTATGTTACAGATGATGATATTGGGACAGAATTTAAGAAGCCTTTATGTTCCAACAAGAATTCGCAAACTGACTATCGATCCGAAATATCACACACAGATAGTTCAGGATTATCCAATTGAAGATAGAC AATTCTCTGTTCGTCGTTACAAGTCTTTAGACGCTATAATATCTGGAGGAATAGAAATTTGTGGCACTGTGGCTACACCTATATCTCGCCGACAAAAAGTAGTTAATACCGTTCTTGAAGAATACAAATTTGTTGCTCATCGTGATTTAGGTACTATGTCGTTGCAAGATACAATAAGAATGTCGATGCACATTGCACTCGAATGTTGCAATatgataaatgttaaaattattgaatttgtCGATGATAGTGACAAAGTGGCACCTGAAGATTTAAATTATCCACTTGTTAGTGAAATCTTAAATGATTTACCGCAGATTCGACATTACACTAAACTCGTGACGACCCACGAGAAATTCccaaatatttctttgccCGAAAACGTTTCTAGAACGGAAACTACTAAGTTGTCGAAGGACGAGAATTGTTTGATAATCCTTGGTTTCgatattttgacaaaaaatagcaaaaaattatataaacagtTGCTGTCTCTGTTAATGCCACAGGGTTTTTTAATGACTTTGGAGAAATCCGGTGCGGTCTACGATTATTCATGCCTGAAAATGTATGAGTTGGATATCATACtggaaaaacaaataaatgacaAGAAGCTTttgttattaagaaaaatgcaaaatattgcgAGAAACCAGCGGATTGTACATGTGAACAATTACGAATTTTCATGGGTAGATGAACTGAAATCAATCATGAATGTGCAAAACGAGACTGGTATAGATACGGAGATAATTCTCGTCTCGGAAGAAGACTTCGAATGCGGGCTACTcggttttattaattgtttgcgAAAAGAACCAGGCggcgaaataattaaaagcgtATTTATTCAAGATGACAAAGCGCCTACATTTTCTTTGCAAGAACCATTGTACACGAAGCAGCTACAGTTGGACCTACCCATCAACGTTATACGTTCCGGTAACGTTTGGGGTTCATACAGGCATTTACCATTACCATCGTTAGAATCAAAACTTGTTCAGAGGGCTTACGTTACGCAGATG GTACAAGGAGATATGAGTACTCTCTGCTGGGCACAGAGCAGAATATCTCGCATTAACCATGAAAATGtcgttaatgtaatttatacgtctattaattttagagACATAATGGTAGCTACTGGCAGACTTAATGCTGAAACTATCGCACCGTTTGAACGCGGTAACGACTGTTTCATTGGCTTAGAATTTGTTGGTTTCGATACGCATAAGCAGAGGATAATGGGATTATGTTCACACGG AGGAATGACGAACATTCTTGTGGCCGATAAATATCTCAGTTGGATTATACCTGACAAGTGGACAATGGAAGACGCAGCAACGATTCCGTGTGTGTACAGCACGTGTTACTATGCTTTATACATGAGgggtaaaatgaaaaaaggagACAAAATCTTAATCCATTCTGGTACTGGAGGCATTGGTCAAGCTGCAATCCATCTTGCGCTTCACGAAGGTTGCGAAGTGTTTACGACAGTTGGAACTGTCGAGAAACGACAGTTTATAAGAGAAACGTTTCCCTCCATTCCCGAAGATAATATCGGAAACTCTCGAGATACAAGCTTTGAACAAATGATTATGCAGCGTACAAAAGGTTGTGGGGTGGATATCGTATTGAATTCCTTAGCCGAAGAGAAATTACAAGCATCTGTTCGCTGTTTAGCAAATGGTGGCCGTTTTctagaaattggaaaatttgatATGTTTTCCAATAATTCTTTGGATATATCtatcttttctaaaaatatcagCTTTTATGGGATTTTATTAGACAAATTATTCTATTCAAACGCAGAACAAAAGTCAAGGTTGTGGAAAACAATAACAGAAGGTTTAAAAGACGGTGCTATTAAACCACTATGCAGAAGAGTCTttgaaagaaatgaaatagaaGCTGCCTTTAGATATATGGCCGCTGGAAAACATATTGGCAAG ATAATTATCAGAGTTCACAAAGAGGAAGAGCCTTTGAATGCTCCACTACTCGCTCATCCACGATATTATTGTTTGGAGCATAAATGCTACGTTATTTTGGGTGGACTGGGCGGATTTGGTTTAGAGCTAGCTGATTGGTTGACTCTTCGAGGTGCAAAAAATTTGGTATTAACATCACGAACCGGGATCAGAACAGGTTATCAGCAATCAAGAGTAAAACTATGGCGATCTTACGGTGTGGATGTACAGATTGTTACAGTCGATGATAATTTGAAACATGAAGATTGTGAATCCCTATTAAAATTCGCTGAAGAAAGAGCACCAGTGGATGCCATATTTAATCTTGCAGTTGTTTTAAAAgattgtatatttcaaaatcaatCACCTAAAACGTTCGAGGATTCATTCAAATCAAAAGCATGGATGACAAAAAAAATGGACGAATTGTCGAGGAAGATCTGTCTGCAACTTCGACATTTTGTCGTTTTTTCCTCCGTGTCGTGTGGAAGAGGAAACGCAGGTCAGACAAATTATGGGATGGCTAATTCCGTAATGGAGAGAATTTGTGAGAAAAGGATGGAAAAAGGATTACACGGTTTAGCGATACAATGGGGTGCTGTTGGTGATGTCGGACTCGTGGCAGATatgcaagaagaaaataaggaaTTGGTTATTGGAGGTACATTGCAACAACGAATATCTTCCTGTTTGAAGACATtagaattatttctgttacaagaTCGACCTGTTGTAAGCAGTATGGTTGTTGctgaaaaagcaaaaattggCGGAtcaatgaatatttatgaaatagttGCTCATATAATGG gATTAAAGAACATAAGCACAGTACCACCAAACGTACCACTGGTCGAAATAGGTATGGATTCGATGATGGCAGTTGAAATTAAGCAAACGTTGGAAAGAGAGTTCGATATTTCCTTGACAGCGCAAGACATTAAAACTCTAAATTTTGCTAAACTTCGACAAATGACAATTACAACCGAACAAGGAAAGATACacgatacaaataaaattgagcCAAGTAATTTGGAAGGCTTTGACATGCTGATTCAAAAAATGAAGGATGCAGACTTTGTTCCAGATATTCTTGTAGAATTTATTACCAAGAAAGAGGTTGATCGAggcaatatatttctcttaccAGGAATCGAAGGATGTTCAAACGTATATGAAACTATGGCATCAGGAATTAAATCTTCGGCAACGTGCTTGCAACATGGTGTACTTAATATTCCTGATGAAAGTCATTCAGTGATGAAATCAGCCGCTCATTTGCTGCCT cacgtattaaagaaaatgaaagatcAAAGGAAATTTCTAATAGTGGGTTATTCGTTTGGATCCTTAATTGCCATTGAATTAGCAAGATTATTAGAAGCTAAAGATTTCTCAGgacggttaatattaatagacgGAGCTCCCGATCAACTGAAATTTTGGACTAATCAATATTTGAACTGTACTTCGCCAGATGAGTTACAAAATGTGATATTACTTCGTTTATTGGAAATGTACTCTATAATTAACCAGAAAAAG CTTGCGTTAGAGCTGAATAAATGTAACACAGTggacgaaaaattaaaagtatttcatGCTTACTTCCCGAAGGATTTAAATGTATTGACCATCGAAAATCAAAagcttatatatttcacagtTTACAATCATATTGTCGCTGTACAGGATTACGATATTTCATCATTACCTCGCCTTAAATCACCTATAACATTGCTAAAACCCACATCTCCAATTGCTTCTTTTACTGAAGAGGATTATAGTCTACATaag GTTACCGAAGGTAAAGTGCAAATTCATTATGTGGAAGGTAATCATATCACAATGATGGACAACGAAAAAATTACATCAGCTATTAATGAAACATGGATAGAAGATAATAAGATAGAAgataatctataa